The Chrysemys picta bellii isolate R12L10 chromosome 12, ASM1138683v2, whole genome shotgun sequence genome has a segment encoding these proteins:
- the LOC103307084 gene encoding zinc finger protein RFP-like, with protein sequence MAAENPMESLQEEATCPICLEYFKDPVITNCGHNFCRACIAQCWEGSDTAASCPQCRETVQQRNLRPNRQLANMVEIANRLSLQAYEAAKGAGGDGVCGEHQEALKLFCKDDETSICLVCHLSQAHRAHMVVPVEEAAQEYKEKLQAHLKTLREEREKLLELKVTGEGKSWEYLIETQTERQKIVSEFQQLQQFLEEQERLLLAQLDKLDEEIVRIQNENVSKLSEQISHLSELISELEGKCQKPASEFLQDVRNTLSRCEKGTFQQPEEISPELEERVNGYFQKTIALLETLRKFKDTLPSALETKRGEPLGAHRQVNVTLDPDTAHPDLILSADWKSVRWGDTWQDLPHDPERFDTALCVLSCEGFTSGRHCWEVEVGDGERWAVGVARESVRRKGVISLSPEEGIWAVERWWGQIRALTSPITPLPWHRAPSRIRVCLDCDRGQVTFIDAGDEASIFTFPSGSIPGERIQPWLWVGPGSQLRLCP encoded by the exons atggctgcagagaacccCATGGAAAGTCTCCAGGAGGAAGCTACATGTCCCATTTGTCTGGAGTATTTTAAGGACCCAGTGATTACAAActgtgggcacaatttctgccgagcctgcatcgcccagtgctgggagggatccgatacagctgcctcctgccctcagtgcagagaaactgtgcaacagagaaacctcaggcccaacaggcagctggcaaacATGGTAGAAATCGCCAATCGGCTGAGTTTACAGGCATATGAGGCAGcgaagggagcaggaggagatggggtgtgtggggaacaccAGGAAGCTCTGAAACTGTTCTGTAAAGATGATGAAACTTCGATCTGTCTAGTTTGCCATCTGTCCCAAGCGCACAGAGCTCACATGGTGGTTCCCGTAGAGGAAgctgcccaggagtacaag GAAAAACTTCAGGCCCATTTGAAgactctgagggaagagagagaaaagctgctggAATTAAAAGTgactggagaagggaaaagcTGGGAGTATCTG ATAGAGACACAaaccgagaggcagaagattgtgtctgaatttcagcaactgcagcagttcctggaggaacaagagcgtctcctgctggcccagctggacAAGTTGGACGAGGAGATTGTGAGGATCCAGAATGAAAATGTCAGTAAACTCTCCGAGCAGATTTCCCATCTCAGTGAGCTGATCagtgagctggaggggaagtgtcagaagccagcaagtgaattcctgcag gatGTCAGAAACACCTTGAGCAG GTGTGAGAAGGGGACgttccagcagccagaggagatTTCTCCTGAACTGGAAGAGCGGGTCAATGGTTACTTCCAGAAAACTATTGCACTATTGGAGACTCTGAGGAAGTTCAAAG ACACTCTGCCGTCTGCACTGGAGACAAAAAGAGGGGAACCACTCGGAGCACACAGACAGG tgaatgtgactctggatccagacacggctcatcctGACCTCATCCTGTCTGCGGATTGGAaaagtgtgagatggggagacacatgGCAGGATCTGCCCCAtgaccctgagagatttgacactgcgctgtgtgtgctgagctgtgagggattcacctcggggagacattgctgggaggtggaggtgggggatggggaacgctgggctgtgggggtggccagagaatCTGTAAGGAGGAAGGGGGTGATCAGCCTGAGCCCTGAGGAagggatctgggctgtggagcGGTGGTGGGGTCAGATCCGGGCTCTGACCTCCCCTATAACCCCCCTGCCATGGCACCGGgcccccagcaggatccgggtttgtctggattgtgaccgggggcaggtgacatttatcgatgctggtgacgaggcctcgatcttcactttcccgtcgggctccatccctggggagagaatccaaccctggctctgggtggggccaggatCCCAGCTCAGATTGTGTCCCTGA